A genome region from Akkermansiaceae bacterium includes the following:
- a CDS encoding Nif3-like dinuclear metal center hexameric protein, which translates to MANLDEIVAHLDAELRVSEIKDYPGAMNGLQLANDGEVARIFSAVDASLAVIEEASSSGGGLLLVHHGIFWQGVQPLTGPFYRKIRAAMDGNLAIYSSHLPLDVHPFFGNNVLLAQAIGLEGIAPVFPKDGFPMGVAGDWGRSRDELAAAVGRAVGRDVTLCPAGGEEIRKVAVITGGAGSEVARVAASGMDAFVTGEGSHWTYVEAEERGLNVIYAGHYATETFGVRFLSEKIAARFGLECGFISRPGGL; encoded by the coding sequence ATGGCGAACCTGGATGAGATCGTGGCGCACCTGGATGCGGAGCTGAGGGTTTCCGAGATCAAGGACTACCCGGGGGCGATGAACGGCCTCCAGCTCGCGAATGACGGGGAGGTTGCGCGGATTTTCTCTGCCGTGGATGCCTCGCTGGCGGTCATCGAGGAGGCGTCCTCGTCCGGAGGAGGCTTGCTCCTCGTCCACCACGGGATTTTCTGGCAGGGGGTGCAGCCGCTCACCGGCCCGTTTTACAGGAAGATCAGGGCGGCGATGGATGGGAACCTGGCGATCTATTCCTCCCACCTGCCGCTCGATGTGCATCCGTTTTTCGGAAACAACGTGCTGCTGGCGCAGGCCATCGGCCTTGAGGGGATAGCTCCGGTCTTCCCGAAGGACGGCTTCCCCATGGGGGTGGCGGGCGATTGGGGGAGAAGCCGCGATGAGCTGGCCGCCGCGGTGGGGCGGGCTGTCGGGCGGGATGTCACTCTCTGCCCGGCGGGTGGGGAGGAGATCCGGAAAGTCGCGGTCATCACGGGGGGCGCCGGCTCGGAGGTCGCCAGGGTGGCCGCGTCCGGGATGGATGCGTTTGTCACCGGCGAGGGCTCCCACTGGACCTACGTGGAGGCAGAGGAGCGCGGGCTCAACGTGATCTACGCCGGCCATTACGCCACGGAGACCTTCGGCGTCCGTTTTCTTTCGGAAAAGATCGCGGCAAGGTTCGGCCTGGAATGCGGGTTCATCTCCCGGCCCGGCGGGCTGTGA
- a CDS encoding RNA pseudouridine synthase: protein MSLQVVANFRVIGETEDWVVVDKPAPLIVHPANNKPEPTLLGGLENLYAYEIENGACLGIITRLDRDTSGLVLVAKHTAAARELGMIFERREAHKEYLAIVKGWPEQDAWTCDARILRAGEIAPSGIWVRQIVHESGKECSTRFLVEDRFLRDGERFSLVRCFPETGRMHQIRVHLAAGGHPIAGDKLYSGDGSEYLEWMEKGWTAGLSKKLILPRHALHAARLGLSWQGGEVAWEAPLAPDLGDFIAGKPVDFAEGVVNWSRKG from the coding sequence ATGAGCCTGCAGGTAGTCGCCAATTTCCGGGTGATCGGTGAGACGGAGGATTGGGTGGTCGTGGACAAGCCCGCGCCGCTCATCGTCCATCCGGCGAACAACAAGCCGGAGCCGACCCTGCTCGGCGGCCTGGAAAACCTGTATGCCTATGAGATCGAGAATGGTGCCTGCCTCGGGATCATCACACGCCTCGACCGCGACACGAGCGGGCTGGTGCTCGTCGCCAAGCACACCGCAGCCGCCCGCGAGCTTGGCATGATCTTCGAGCGCCGGGAGGCTCATAAGGAATACCTCGCCATCGTGAAAGGCTGGCCGGAGCAGGATGCATGGACTTGCGATGCCAGGATCCTCCGGGCCGGGGAGATCGCCCCGTCCGGGATCTGGGTGCGCCAGATCGTCCATGAAAGCGGCAAGGAATGTTCCACTAGGTTTCTAGTGGAAGATCGCTTCCTCAGGGACGGGGAGAGGTTCTCGCTGGTGCGGTGTTTCCCGGAAACGGGCAGGATGCACCAGATCCGCGTCCATCTTGCGGCGGGCGGCCACCCCATCGCGGGCGACAAGCTCTACTCCGGCGACGGCTCGGAATACCTGGAATGGATGGAGAAAGGTTGGACGGCGGGGCTTTCCAAAAAGCTGATCCTTCCCCGCCATGCGCTGCACGCGGCGCGGCTCGGCCTCAGCTGGCAGGGCGGGGAAGTCGCGTGGGAGGCGCCGCTCGCGCCGGATCTCGGGGATTTCATCGCGGGAAAGCCGGTCGATTTCGCCGAAGGCGTTGTCAACTGGAGCCGGAAAGGGTAG
- a CDS encoding AURKAIP1/COX24 domain-containing protein: MGSIKKRRKTKINKHKRKKRMKQNRHKKRLRYKS, translated from the coding sequence ATGGGCTCCATTAAGAAACGCCGCAAAACAAAGATCAACAAGCACAAGCGCAAGAAGCGCATGAAGCAGAACCGCCATAAGAAGCGTCTCCGCTACAAGTCCTAG
- a CDS encoding ATP phosphoribosyltransferase encodes MSKSLKIAIPKGSLEGPTVELFRKAGYEIYVSSRGLRPTSNDPELDIYLIRAQEIGRYLAQGFIDCGITGLDWATEGGPDLVDFAELQYSRASVNPTRWVLVVPENSPIKTPQDLEGKRIATEGVGITQRYLDKLGIKADVEFSWGATEVKVPDLVDAIVDVTETGSSLKANRLRIVDTLLTSFPHFYSSPAAAADSWKREKMERISMLLKSALLARDKVGLKMNLPSDRLSELLAKLPSLRRPTVSHLSEEGWVAVETVIDEILVRDMIPDLKSLGAEGIIEYPLNKLVP; translated from the coding sequence ATGTCAAAGAGTCTCAAGATCGCCATCCCCAAAGGCAGCCTGGAAGGGCCGACCGTCGAGCTTTTCAGGAAAGCCGGCTACGAGATCTATGTCTCGTCGCGGGGATTGCGCCCCACCTCGAACGACCCGGAGCTGGATATCTACCTGATCCGCGCGCAGGAAATCGGCCGCTATCTGGCGCAGGGATTCATCGACTGCGGCATCACCGGCCTCGACTGGGCCACCGAGGGCGGCCCGGATCTCGTGGATTTCGCGGAGCTCCAATATTCCCGCGCTTCCGTGAACCCGACGCGTTGGGTTCTTGTCGTTCCGGAAAATTCCCCGATTAAAACGCCGCAGGATCTGGAGGGGAAACGCATCGCCACGGAGGGTGTCGGGATCACCCAGCGCTATCTCGACAAGCTCGGGATCAAGGCCGATGTTGAGTTTTCCTGGGGAGCGACCGAGGTCAAGGTGCCCGATCTTGTGGACGCGATCGTCGATGTCACCGAGACCGGATCCTCGCTCAAGGCGAACCGCCTCCGCATCGTCGACACCCTGCTGACCTCATTCCCCCACTTCTATTCCAGCCCCGCCGCCGCCGCCGATTCATGGAAGCGGGAGAAGATGGAGAGGATTTCCATGCTCCTGAAGTCCGCCCTCTTGGCCCGGGACAAGGTGGGGCTGAAGATGAACCTCCCTTCGGACCGGCTTTCCGAGCTGTTGGCGAAACTGCCCTCGCTGCGCCGTCCGACCGTTTCCCACCTCTCCGAAGAGGGCTGGGTGGCGGTTGAAACCGTGATTGACGAGATCCTCGTGAGGGACATGATCCCCGACCTCAAGTCCCTCGGGGCGGAGGGGATCATCGAGTATCCCCTCAACAAGCTCGTCCCGTAA
- a CDS encoding Dabb family protein encodes MLTTAISQAGGEFRHVVMFKFKDSATPAQVAAVEKAFAELPSKIDTITAYEWGVSESVEGKNDGLTHCFLVTFKDKAGLETYIPHPAHLAFKEILLPILDKALVFDYTAK; translated from the coding sequence ATGCTCACAACCGCAATCTCCCAGGCCGGTGGCGAATTCCGCCACGTCGTCATGTTCAAGTTCAAGGACTCCGCCACTCCCGCGCAGGTGGCGGCGGTCGAAAAAGCCTTCGCCGAGCTACCCTCGAAGATCGATACGATCACCGCCTATGAATGGGGCGTCTCGGAGAGCGTCGAGGGCAAGAACGACGGCCTGACCCACTGCTTCCTCGTCACCTTCAAGGACAAGGCCGGCCTGGAAACCTACATCCCCCACCCCGCCCACCTCGCCTTCAAGGAAATCCTCCTCCCCATCCTCGATAAGGCGCTCGTCTTCGACTACACCGCGAAGTAG
- a CDS encoding LPS-assembly protein LptD gives MQPNRFQPLLWVIPLLPLCLHAQEGGQILPEGAPPPVDLIQPVPAPEIPLGGVQQGPVLPENLKIDNRGGSIVGNGNAIRLGGPVKVTGDNGLEIFSDRAMVDMKAKTVTFEGNVSVYQGNILQRGDSAVYHYETGVLDGGGLKVSVDPIILEAGKFTAQSADGETVFIGENAGITTNDVEDPNYWIRSDRTTVYPGEKITFENLRIYAGDRPVFWLPYLSQPLNAALGYHFVPGARSNWGPYFLNTYGIMLGGERNPLTGENEDAWLLSEWRFDIRATRGAAFGLDLSDIREENREEISGLSLYYLYDLDPRDSRNGLPRFGVNENRYQLQLRHRQPLDFGSEADWRLDTNLTLLSDQYYLEDFAPDIYRTNPAPDNTLGIYRRDDESLLSAFGRFRLNDFYRTDTQGPEVAFDQVRRPLFGSPLLHEGQTSFSFRGVQAADLTRRNILTPLLALPPGDPLVPGLLAQLNGYERTLVQQIRGLPPLDPRIPALRAQLLDTGFHRFHSNHSFSVPITYGDWFTLTPRIGGAYTHYSAVQGPAGTDARFMLHGGAEAAVKISRNYGNLRDESWGIDGLLHVLQPYVNWSVTGVDELDRDYPKIDRLTFTTRPRPLDPSNFTAIDEFESWNILRFGTRNHLITHRDGQSHEWLYMDTYIDRYIDDPEGNRDWSNLYNDIRWQPLPWLGADLETQLPLLGGGSGFSEINTRLRFMPFEDMEVSLGYRHLNSHPVLLDSDRIELGTYLRLSENWGAGTLHIFEMDDGVLEAQQYTLHHDFGNWVIGMGLTHRDNRFRDEFGIMFSLTLKDFPSASLPFSLDAE, from the coding sequence ATGCAACCCAACCGCTTCCAGCCCCTTCTCTGGGTCATTCCGCTGCTCCCGCTTTGCCTCCATGCACAGGAGGGCGGGCAGATCCTGCCGGAAGGCGCGCCGCCGCCGGTGGATCTCATCCAGCCCGTCCCCGCACCGGAGATCCCTCTCGGCGGGGTGCAGCAAGGCCCGGTGCTGCCGGAAAACCTGAAAATCGACAACCGCGGCGGCAGCATCGTGGGCAATGGGAATGCCATCCGCCTCGGCGGCCCGGTGAAGGTGACGGGCGACAACGGCCTGGAGATCTTCTCCGACCGCGCAATGGTCGACATGAAGGCGAAGACGGTCACCTTCGAGGGCAACGTCTCCGTCTATCAGGGCAACATCCTCCAGCGCGGGGACAGCGCCGTTTACCACTATGAAACCGGCGTCCTCGATGGGGGCGGCCTGAAGGTTTCTGTGGATCCCATCATCCTTGAGGCGGGGAAATTCACCGCGCAATCCGCGGATGGCGAGACCGTTTTCATCGGCGAGAACGCAGGCATCACCACCAACGACGTGGAGGATCCCAACTACTGGATCCGTTCCGACAGAACCACAGTCTATCCCGGCGAGAAAATCACCTTCGAGAACCTCAGGATCTACGCCGGTGACAGGCCGGTGTTCTGGCTGCCCTACCTGAGCCAGCCGCTCAACGCCGCCCTCGGCTACCACTTCGTCCCCGGCGCCCGCTCCAACTGGGGACCCTACTTCCTCAACACCTACGGCATCATGCTCGGCGGCGAGCGCAACCCCCTCACCGGCGAGAACGAGGACGCATGGCTGCTCTCGGAATGGCGCTTCGACATCCGCGCCACACGGGGCGCCGCATTCGGCCTGGACTTGTCCGACATCCGCGAGGAAAACCGCGAGGAAATCTCCGGCCTCAGCCTATACTACCTCTACGATCTCGACCCCCGGGACTCCCGCAACGGACTGCCCCGCTTTGGCGTCAACGAGAACCGCTACCAGCTCCAGCTCCGCCACCGCCAGCCGCTCGATTTCGGTAGCGAAGCGGATTGGCGCCTCGACACCAACCTCACCCTCCTTTCCGACCAATACTACCTGGAGGACTTCGCGCCGGACATCTACCGCACCAACCCCGCACCGGACAACACCCTCGGAATCTACCGCCGCGACGACGAGTCCCTGCTCTCCGCATTCGGCCGCTTCCGCCTCAACGACTTCTACCGCACCGACACCCAGGGGCCGGAAGTCGCCTTCGACCAGGTGCGCAGGCCGCTCTTCGGATCGCCGCTTCTCCACGAGGGGCAGACATCCTTTTCCTTCCGCGGCGTGCAGGCGGCGGATCTCACCCGCAGGAACATCCTCACCCCGCTGCTTGCCCTGCCGCCCGGCGACCCTCTCGTCCCCGGCCTGCTCGCCCAGCTCAACGGCTACGAGCGCACCCTCGTACAGCAGATCCGGGGCTTGCCGCCGCTCGACCCACGCATCCCCGCGCTGCGCGCACAGCTGCTAGACACCGGTTTCCACCGCTTCCACTCGAACCATTCCTTCTCCGTGCCCATCACCTACGGCGATTGGTTCACCCTGACCCCGAGGATAGGCGGCGCATACACCCACTACTCCGCAGTGCAGGGGCCCGCCGGGACGGATGCCCGCTTCATGCTCCACGGCGGCGCGGAGGCGGCGGTGAAAATTTCCAGGAACTACGGGAACCTGCGAGACGAATCCTGGGGCATCGACGGCCTCCTCCACGTGCTCCAGCCCTACGTCAACTGGTCGGTCACGGGCGTCGATGAGCTCGACAGGGACTATCCGAAGATCGACCGGCTGACATTCACCACCCGCCCGCGCCCGCTCGATCCCTCAAACTTCACCGCGATCGATGAGTTCGAGAGCTGGAACATCCTCCGTTTCGGCACCCGCAACCACCTCATCACCCACCGCGACGGCCAATCCCACGAATGGCTCTACATGGACACCTACATCGACAGGTACATCGACGATCCGGAGGGCAACCGCGATTGGTCCAACCTCTACAACGATATCCGCTGGCAGCCGCTGCCATGGCTGGGCGCGGATCTCGAGACGCAGCTCCCGCTCCTCGGCGGCGGTTCAGGCTTCTCGGAAATCAACACCCGCCTCCGTTTCATGCCTTTCGAGGACATGGAGGTCTCCCTGGGCTACCGCCATCTCAACAGCCACCCGGTGCTGCTGGATTCCGACCGCATCGAGCTGGGCACCTACCTGCGCCTCAGCGAGAACTGGGGAGCCGGCACGCTACATATCTTCGAGATGGACGATGGTGTCCTGGAGGCGCAGCAATACACCCTGCACCACGATTTCGGGAACTGGGTCATCGGCATGGGACTCACCCACCGCGACAACCGCTTCCGCGACGAGTTCGGCATCATGTTCAGCCTCACGCTGAAAGATTTCCCCTCCGCCTCCTTGCCTTTCAGCCTTGATGCGGAATAG
- a CDS encoding NAD(P)H-dependent oxidoreductase, with amino-acid sequence MPITTADLLSALRFRYATKAFDPTRKIPADTWAAIETSLTLTPSSFGLQPWKFLVVDCPETREKLKAASWGQPQLTDASHLVVLTARTDLSQADIDAWVSRLSEVQGTPVEALAGLSGMIASFTGAMDATAKQAWNTRQVYIALGQLMASAAVLGIDTCPLEGISPADYDEILRLEGSGYATAVACALGYRSADDKYAAMPKARFPEDALIAHV; translated from the coding sequence ATGCCAATCACGACAGCCGACCTTCTCTCCGCCCTCCGTTTCCGCTACGCCACCAAGGCCTTCGATCCCACCCGGAAAATCCCGGCGGACACCTGGGCGGCCATCGAGACCTCGCTCACCCTCACCCCCTCCTCCTTCGGCCTCCAGCCGTGGAAGTTCCTGGTCGTGGATTGCCCGGAAACCCGGGAAAAACTCAAGGCTGCCTCGTGGGGCCAACCCCAGCTCACGGATGCATCCCACCTCGTGGTACTCACGGCCCGCACCGATCTTTCCCAGGCGGACATTGATGCATGGGTCTCGCGCCTTTCCGAAGTCCAGGGCACGCCCGTGGAAGCCCTCGCCGGGCTATCCGGCATGATCGCCTCCTTCACGGGTGCCATGGACGCCACCGCGAAGCAGGCATGGAACACCCGCCAGGTCTACATCGCATTGGGGCAGCTCATGGCTTCCGCCGCCGTCCTCGGCATCGACACCTGCCCGCTGGAGGGGATCTCGCCGGCGGACTACGATGAGATCCTCCGGCTGGAAGGCAGCGGCTACGCCACCGCCGTCGCCTGCGCCCTCGGCTACCGCTCCGCGGATGACAAGTATGCCGCCATGCCCAAGGCACGCTTCCCCGAGGATGCGCTCATCGCTCACGTCTAG
- a CDS encoding NAD(P)/FAD-dependent oxidoreductase translates to MATSFQTRYDAVIIGSGHNGMVAACYLAQAGLSVLVLERNAEIGGATRSERVFKGMDARLSAYSYLVSLFPRKILDDLGIAFGSKRRATASWTPSLAGGGFRELLLRNGEGAEAWNRDAFAALTGGDGDYRGYLRLQEMQAELARVLWPSMLEPLVSRDAMRSRLKGAGLEAWQAIIEEPLGKLIEELISDDLVRGLVFTDARIGVAGFPHDPSLLQNRCFLYHIIGGGTGEWQVPVGGMGALIGGLRDAALATGKVTVAAGARATRIDPGAKLSVVAFETEDGGVEVDARHVLCNASADVLAGLTGTAAAGDDVEGTAFKVNMLLKRLPKLRDSVHAPEEAFAGTVHIDEGYAQMMASHAQSAAGILPARPPGEIYCHTLTDPSILSEDLARKGYHTLTLFGLDMPYSLFRDNNAAMRAEALRRYIAGVDQFLAEPLESCLAEDADGRPCIEAMSAVDLEEKIHLPKGNIFHGDLTWPFVGEEAEAELWGVETAHPNVFLCGSSAVRGGAVSGIPGHSAAMKVLGKGASI, encoded by the coding sequence ATGGCAACATCGTTCCAGACGCGCTACGACGCGGTGATCATCGGCTCCGGGCACAACGGAATGGTGGCGGCGTGCTACCTGGCGCAGGCGGGCCTGTCCGTGCTGGTGCTGGAGCGCAACGCCGAGATCGGCGGGGCGACGCGCTCGGAGCGGGTTTTCAAAGGCATGGATGCGCGGCTCTCCGCCTACTCGTATCTCGTCAGCCTGTTCCCACGGAAAATCCTGGACGATCTTGGCATCGCCTTCGGCAGCAAGCGGCGCGCGACGGCCTCGTGGACGCCCTCGCTGGCGGGCGGTGGTTTCCGCGAGCTGTTGCTGCGCAACGGCGAGGGTGCGGAGGCATGGAATCGCGATGCCTTTGCGGCGCTGACGGGCGGGGATGGGGATTACCGGGGCTACCTCAGGCTCCAGGAAATGCAGGCGGAGCTGGCACGGGTGCTGTGGCCAAGCATGCTGGAGCCGCTGGTCTCGCGGGATGCGATGCGCTCCCGGCTGAAGGGCGCCGGGCTGGAGGCATGGCAGGCCATCATCGAGGAGCCGCTCGGAAAACTGATCGAGGAGCTCATTTCCGATGACCTCGTGCGCGGCCTTGTCTTCACCGACGCACGCATCGGCGTGGCGGGTTTCCCGCATGATCCCTCGTTGCTCCAGAACCGCTGTTTCCTCTACCACATCATCGGCGGCGGCACCGGCGAGTGGCAGGTGCCGGTGGGCGGCATGGGCGCGCTCATCGGCGGGCTTCGCGACGCGGCGCTGGCCACCGGCAAGGTGACGGTCGCCGCCGGTGCGCGGGCGACCCGGATCGATCCGGGTGCGAAGCTGAGCGTGGTGGCGTTTGAGACCGAGGATGGCGGGGTGGAGGTGGATGCGCGCCATGTGCTCTGCAACGCCTCGGCGGATGTCCTGGCGGGTTTGACCGGCACTGCGGCGGCCGGGGACGATGTGGAGGGCACCGCGTTCAAGGTCAACATGCTGCTGAAACGTCTGCCGAAGCTGCGGGACAGCGTGCATGCGCCCGAGGAGGCGTTTGCGGGGACGGTGCACATCGACGAGGGCTACGCGCAGATGATGGCCAGCCATGCGCAGAGTGCCGCGGGGATCCTGCCGGCAAGGCCGCCGGGCGAGATCTACTGCCACACCCTGACGGATCCCTCCATCCTTTCGGAGGATCTGGCCAGGAAGGGCTACCACACGCTCACGCTCTTCGGCTTGGACATGCCGTATTCGCTTTTCAGGGATAACAACGCGGCCATGCGCGCGGAGGCGCTGCGGAGATACATCGCGGGGGTGGACCAATTCCTCGCCGAGCCGCTGGAAAGCTGCCTTGCGGAGGATGCGGACGGCAGGCCATGCATCGAGGCGATGAGCGCGGTGGACCTTGAGGAAAAGATCCACCTGCCCAAGGGCAACATTTTCCACGGCGATCTCACCTGGCCCTTCGTTGGGGAGGAGGCGGAGGCGGAGCTATGGGGTGTGGAAACGGCGCACCCCAATGTTTTTCTCTGCGGCTCATCGGCCGTCCGCGGCGGGGCTGTCAGCGGCATCCCCGGCCACAGCGCCGCAATGAAGGTGCTGGGGAAAGGGGCCTCGATCTAG
- a CDS encoding phosphate ABC transporter substrate-binding protein — MKSKAIRLAATILAATPAFAQESHIDASMPSYAPVSGVSGNLNSIGSDTLNNLMTLWAEGFKKAYPNVNIQIEGKGSSTAPPALIEGTAQLGPMSREMKAEEIDAFEKKYGYKPTAVNLAIDALAVFAHKDNPIKGLSMAQVDSIFSSTRKKGGDDISDWGQLGLDAWKGRAISLFGRNSASGTYGFFQEHALAKGDFKSSVKEQPGSSAVVQGIGGDLYALGYSGIGYRTSGVRPLPIASEGSEFFEATYDNALSGDYPMARFLIAYVNKKPGEPLDKLTLEFLRYVLSKEGQMIVEKDGYYPMPAELAAETAAALAK; from the coding sequence ATGAAATCGAAAGCAATCCGCCTCGCCGCCACCATCCTTGCGGCCACCCCTGCCTTCGCGCAGGAATCCCACATCGATGCCTCCATGCCCTCCTACGCGCCGGTCAGCGGCGTTTCCGGGAACCTGAACTCGATCGGCTCGGACACCCTCAACAACCTCATGACCCTATGGGCGGAAGGTTTCAAAAAGGCCTACCCGAACGTCAACATCCAGATCGAGGGCAAGGGCAGCTCGACCGCACCGCCGGCGCTCATCGAGGGCACCGCACAGCTCGGCCCGATGTCGCGGGAGATGAAAGCGGAGGAGATCGATGCCTTCGAGAAAAAATACGGCTACAAGCCCACGGCGGTGAACCTGGCGATCGACGCGCTCGCCGTCTTCGCCCACAAGGACAACCCGATCAAGGGCCTGAGCATGGCGCAGGTGGACTCGATTTTCTCCTCCACCCGCAAGAAGGGCGGCGATGACATCAGCGATTGGGGCCAGCTCGGCCTGGATGCATGGAAAGGCCGCGCGATCTCGCTCTTCGGGCGCAACTCCGCCTCCGGCACCTACGGCTTCTTCCAGGAGCACGCGCTTGCCAAGGGCGATTTCAAATCATCCGTGAAAGAGCAGCCGGGCTCCTCGGCGGTCGTCCAGGGGATCGGCGGCGATCTCTACGCGCTCGGCTACTCCGGCATCGGCTACAGGACATCCGGCGTCCGCCCCCTGCCCATCGCGTCGGAGGGCTCCGAGTTCTTCGAGGCAACCTACGACAACGCCCTTTCCGGCGATTACCCGATGGCCCGTTTCCTCATCGCCTATGTGAACAAGAAACCCGGCGAGCCGCTCGACAAGCTGACCCTCGAATTCCTGAGATACGTCCTCTCCAAGGAAGGCCAGATGATCGTCGAAAAGGACGGTTACTACCCGATGCCCGCCGAGCTGGCTGCGGAAACCGCCGCCGCGCTCGCCAAGTAA